Genomic segment of Schistocerca nitens isolate TAMUIC-IGC-003100 chromosome 9, iqSchNite1.1, whole genome shotgun sequence:
agagattgcagaagaatgtaacacttCAGTAGGAGCATGTCATAAAATCCTGGCACACCATCTTGGAATGCAtagtgttgctgccaagttcatcccACAGCTGATGAGTCAAGACTAGAAAGATCTTTGCCtcgtaatctgtgaagagcttttgtatTGTGCAAATGAGAGAGAGgtattccttaagagaatcataactggtcatGAGACCTGGGTCTACTGTTATGATATTGAAACCAACGTTCAAATCTTcccaatgggtcgggaaaggttatcCAAGCCCATAAAcagcttgtcaggtcaggtcaggtcaaatgtcaaagccatgctgatagttttctttgattttggaGGATTAGTTCATCACAAATTCATGCCACTGGGACAAaatgttaattgatggtactattggGACATGTTATGATGCCtggaagaaaatgtgagaaggaaacggcttgAAATGTGGTGagaaattcatggctcttgcatcacaacaatgcacccgcacattcatccctgtttgtGTGTGACAATTGTACACAAACGAAAtcgctgtgctgcctcatcctccatactcgaCAGACCTGGcctctcaaacttttttttttttacttctaaagTTGAAAGccccattgaaaggacaaagatttgcaacgataaacGAAAATTTGCAGACGGCGCTTTGcccgatccagcaagaggcgtatcaAGACTACTTCCGGAAGCAGATATGGCGCTGGGAGCAATGTATCAATtgcggaggagagtatttcaaaagagaccatgtacaataagtaaaagataagcatagaaaaattttgtgtacaaagtcacggaactttttgaacagacctcatatcatTTGGCTGAAGACcatacatgtaatagctaaaaaagTTTTTTGGGGTATCAAATTTCTGGGGGTGGGTTTATTTCTGTGGGAAtgctaaaacaattttttgatttctGGGTGGTGGGGAGATAAGGTGGTTAATTTTTTCATCGAGGGAGACCTATCCTCTATTACATGTATGGTGAGAGGTGgaaaagcaaatacacacaaatttacaccaaagtgacaaaagtcatgggatagcaatacgcacatatacagactgCGGCAGTATTGCGTGCatgaggtatgaaagggcagtgcacagacagagctgttatttgtatgcaggtgagtcatgtgaacaggttttcaacatgattatggccgcacgatgtgaattaagagactttgaatgcagaatgattgttggagctagatgcatgggaaattccattttgtAAATCATTAGGGGATTGAATATTTCaagatccacagcatcaagagtgcgagaatacgaaatttgagacattacctctcaccacagacaatgcttgtggccttcatttaacaactgagagcagcagtgtttgcgaaGTGttttcattgctaacagacaagcaacattgtgcaaaataaccatagaaatcaatgtgagatgtataACAAATGTATCCGTtctgacagtgtggcaaaatttggcattaatgggcaatggcagcagatgaCTAACATGAGTGCCTTTTCTGTCAGCGACCATAttggttggaacctagacgactggaaaactgtggctggtcagatgattcccgaaattagttggtaagggctgatggaaGTGTTTGACTgtggcttcataatgatgtgggctatgtttacatggaactgatCAGTGACTGAAAATAGTAACATTTAGCTACTTCGAGACGATCTGCAGCCAAAtgacgatggagtttttatggatgacaatgtgctgtGTCACCAATCCACaattgtttgtgactggtttgaacaacattctgttctggtcagttcgagcgaatgatttggccacccggtcacccgacacgaatcccatcaaacatcTATGGGACGTAATggaaaggtcagtttgtgcacaaaatcctgcattggcaacacttttgcagttatggatggctgtaggggcgacatggttcagtatttctgcagggacttccaatgATTTGTTGACTCCACGTCACGTTGATTAGCTGCACCATGCCAGGCTATAGGAGGCCCAACACTGTATTAATATCCCATGATTTTCGTCATCTCATCTCGGTGCGTGTGCTTCTAGAATGGGATGcgtctacaataggaagtatcgaaGAGTGGgcatgcatgcatcctaaactttaatgacatgttgtgtcatactgcaCAACGTGATAAATTACCCGCTGGATGACATGATGTTATATATCATATACAACATGACATCATGTTACCTTACTTGACATGATGCATTTCCTTAAAAGAGATTGGTACTAacactaacaataaaaaaataaaataaaaaaaaacacaaacatgaatatgtcaagatgttttgtttTAAATGCCTTTGAAGCTGCCAAATAAATCAGAAAGCCAGTTCCCTGACTCTGCCCAGGACAAAAAAAGTTTGACAAATCACTCATTTCTGAGGAATCCACAAGATCTACAAATATaacaacttaaataaataaagGGAAAGCCTCAGGCTGAGCAGATGTAGGTTCCTGTGTCACAGAGATCAATCATCACAGGTAGCAAGGCCACTGGAGAAAGCTGTTAATAGTGCATATAATCTTTACACACATGCTAAACTTCAGTCCAGAAAATGTTAAGTGCAATAATTTCAAGGAGATTATATAGGTAGGGAATGTTAGGAGCAACTGCAAGCCACCTGTAGGTTTGCTAAATGTGGTGACATCTAGTGAACAAGTtaatatttgttacatttatttgcaaAATTAAGTGTTTTAACATTTTTACATGCTCTACAAGTTTCACAGCACCCTAGTAATAAATGACATATATAAGAAGCTAAAAGAAAACACATCCCAAATATCTGTGACACGACTAACTATAGGTGCAACCATTTGTGTGTTAAAATCTTTCTCCTACTTCCTAGTAAATCAGAACTGTACTTATGTAGAACCATTGTTCTCTCTGCTTTAATTTGTTACCAAAGTTCCGGGCAAGAATTTTGCAGTTACTACGTACTATGTAGTGAATGCCTCCCTTTTTTCCATTCAGCGATAGAATTTATTAAGAGCTTGACTGTCCAATTCAATCCATACTTAAATTTCCTAATTTATGACCTTATGCAAATTAAGTTTTGAAATCATTAGTCTTATggaagaaaagttttttaaaaactCCTTgcttcacagtgtgtgtgtgtgtgtgtgtgtcccatttGACTTTTAGTGTTTCTCTCCAGTTCTCATATTATTTACGCATACAAATGTAAGTCAAGTGCTTATTTTACCGTACCTATCTCTGGTCCTCTGTGAAATGATGGCACGTAAATGTGCAGTTCTTAATAATGGCTTTATTATTTGAGATCTTTCATTAAGTTTCACTTTGAGAGAACAACCATCTTAAAATCATCAAGAGAATAATTAAGGATATAATGACAGGTATGTATCTTTATGTCTAGAACTATCCTGCACCTGACTTTTCCCACTTCCACAATTTCTCCTTACATAAAAGGCTATTAAGTACTGCAATGTTTTATATCAAAATTAAGTTCAAAGTTTTGACAACAATAAGTTGTTTTATTCACAACCAAAAAATCTTTATGTTCTAACAAATTGGACGGATTTTTATGTGTAGTAATATCATGAAGAATACAATACTGCCACAGCAGTTTTATACAGATGTCTGATAAGTGCACTAATTCAGTGACACCATCGTTCACAAAAACACTGCACAATGTTTCAAAGATAAAGTTTAACTGAGAATTAtcataaatttcatttcattttacatatATTTACATACTCTTCACATTTATGAAAAAGAAAGACGTGTAAGTTTAGTGACTATAACAATTTTCTACAGGTCCTTTGTGAAACattttcatgaaaatatgtttCTACTAGTCAATTACACATCTGAATATAAAACCTGAGCAATTACAATAATTAACCTGTTAATGTAAATATCATTTAGAACTGACATGAACAATTACAAAGTTCAGTGTTCCACCGGCTTTTAGACCAATCATTACACCCATCAGCCTTAGTCAATATAGTGCATGGAATaaagttattcttacagctcaGGATATGGCACACATCAGACTCTAAAGTACAATAATTCATCAAATTTTGcaatgtaaaattttttgaaaaaccgAGACACTGACTTAAAAAAAGTAGCCTAAAATTACTTGGACTCCACAGGAAATAACCCTAATTGTAAGAATGACCTTCCACATAGTAATAGTGACAATGGCATTGTGGTTGTAAATGTTTGGCATCAGAGAAATGCCAGAGTAGAGATTGCACCATTGTTTTACTGGtctgtattccattctctgtttaAAATGTAATGCTCTAgtatttataaatttctatttcTTGTTCTTGCATTATACTGTCCATGAAGCAAGCAGCACAATATGTTTTCTCAATTATACAGTGTTTTCTGCAAAATCAAGTAAAATTCACAGTTATTTCATTACTTGAAATAACATAAATGTCATTTATGTACTACTTTTCCAAAGACACAATACTGGCAGTTATTGTAGCACATCACAGCATTAACCTTGCTATTGATCCCCAGCATACATTGATATAAATGATTATCTTCAATGAAATGGAAAATCGTAAACATTTCATTTAACTTTTTGGTATATACCACACATGTTTGATTAACAAATCGTTACACACAAAAATTAGCTTGTTGTCGATTCAGATGCTACAAATCATGAAGCATCTACCATGGAACCACCTCTGTCCCATCATACTCAATTCTCAATAAAAGTATAAATGTTAATGACACTTGTTTCACCTTTAAAGACACTCCTGTGTAGAAATTTGCCAGTTTCTTAATTTTCTCAAATATAAATACAGGATAAAATTATGGCCTATATAatgttaaaaagacagaatttgTTCACCAATTATATATTGGTTTATAGGCAACACAAGCAATATTGGTTTGTTGGCTCATTAAACTTTAATCTTAATTTATTGGCTGCTTGTCAAGTAGTTAATGTAAGTAATGTCTTGTATTTCGGTCTGGCATCAAAGTgcccacaaaataaatttttttgatcAAACTCAACAATGTGCCAGAAAATTTCATCACTGAGACGCACTAACACTTGCTAGTCACAACATACTTTAGGCATACTCATTGTAAGGCACACACTAAGCTCATTAGAAGCTATAAGCTTACATTCTTCCAACATATACAAATGTTGTACCCCCTGTCAGTCCATGAACTCTAAAACAGGTTTATAAATGTtgcttatttaaaaaaatgtatttactgAAACAAAGTCACAGGATATACTTGTTCTTAAGTGTACATGACATAGGCTACACATTTGGTTTTCACAATATTTAAGGCCTCAAAAAATGCAGTACTGTTGCCTTAACACTGTAAACATTGCAGTCCAGAAATCCAATAGAAATATAATTTTCCTTATATTGAAAAGATGTGTCACAAAAACAGTACCACTGCATAATACATAATTAATTTCTCTTATTATTATGCGGTACAAAATGTTAAAAAGGCATCACCATCTAAACATTTATATCTACTGTAaaatcctgtaacaggtaaaatcCTGAGAGGAAATTCATACCTGAGTAAtatcaaagaaaccagtgaaacTAGAGACTTTGAAATGAACAGttctttctttacatactacagagATCAAAGAGAACCTGATGAGCAAAGATGGTATGAGGAAAGAATGCATCATCTCATGTCTGGCCCTTTATTATCAGTTGTGGCTTGACCTCAAAACCATCTGTTGCTACTGAAAAAAATACCAAAAGCTCAGATTCTCAGTTTTACATTTACCTGTTCCTTTTGACTAGAATTCAATACATGAGAATCACTCAACAAATTCAGTGTACGGGAGTCCCATACACCCAAGGTTATGTATGTTACATGGGAAAATGTCTGGGACGATTTTATGGTACTCAGTTGGCGACCCTGCAACAAACTGAGCAAACATGGAATGATTCTAGCAGCTAGTAAGGaggtattatttaaaaaaaataataaatgctgCTGCTGAAAGATGTTCAGCTTTTATAAATTACTGTAAACATTatcaaaaaagaaagatgatgagacttaccaaacaaaagcgctggcaggtcgatagacacacaaacaaacacaaatatacacacaaaattcaagctttcgcaacaaactgttgcctcatcaggaaagagggaaggagagggaaagacgaaaggatgtgggttttaagggagagggtaaggagtcattccaatcccgggagcggaaagacttaccttagggggaaaaaaggacaggtatacactcgcacacacacacatatccatccacacatacaggcacaagcagacatatcatcTAGAGCCACTTGTCAACAATGTGCCAGGGAtataaatattgtgtgtttatAAAAATGAGAAGCCAGTGGTTTAAAAGAATGTTCTTTCTTCAATTAAAACTGTCCTATTGCTACTTCCAATTAATCATAAGATTAGTTATCCTTTTCAACAACTCACTGCATCTGCCAACGAAGAACTAGGCCTATATCCCCTACCCCTAAACAAGTGTATACCTCTTCAAAGATTAATCGAGGGCACCCCACAAGCAGATGCAGAATTATGACACATGTGCGAAATACGTTGACAAAGCAGGTGGGAAACAGAACATTGCCAACAGGAAAAAGCTATGAATGTTGCTAAAGAGAAACGGTAAATTTATGAAGAAGGCAGTCAAAACACTGATTCAGTGCCTACAGATCACTGTAACTAGCACACTTTCATTGAACTTCCTAAACAAGAAGCTTAACAAAGAAAGAGGGTGGGGGTGTTGTGTTTAGCAACACTGGTTGGGGGAGAGTTGCTTTTATCATTATGCAGTAAAAGTGAATCAAATACCTTAAACTGCATTATTTATTCCATGAGCTTCACAACTGTTGAAAAATGCAGTTTGTAAACAATATCGATTAGGTACCACTTTGATTAAATTAGACCTATGTTTCTTTTTTTAGTATCATTAAATACACCAGTTTCATGTAGGTGTTCAAGAAGTGTGTTACATTTGCTTTCCCTTTCTATGCAGAAATATGCAGGCATTTCATAATCCCTTTATTTAAGTGAATTGCCATAACTGAATAAAAATTGCATGTTAGCGTGGCACCTAGTAAAAAACCACTCTGAAACTAGGGTCACATGAAAAACTGTAGGAGTCAACAATGCAGTACCATATCAGCTATGAAGAACGTTTGAAATTAATATCGGTAGTGCTTCCATTGTAGATTAAGGTGTATTTTTAACACTCAAAACTTCAGcaatttacttttttgtaatatgTCATAAAAGGTAGCCCTAAGTACACTGGTCTCTCCTTAGAGATGGGAACCACAACATGCCAACATTACTTGTAAATCGAGCAAAGAACTGCATTCTATCTGAATTATGAACTGAATGTCTGCtgaactgtggggggggggggggggggtgcacaattgaagaataaaatttaattacCCTGATGCAAATTTAATATGTTCCAAATTTAGTTCAACAGCAGTACAACAAACGATTCCTTACAGTATTACATTCACAGCCTTTCAAGCTCTTCCAGTATTTGATCAGAGATGTCTGTTGGGTTCTTCTTGTACTGCACAGCTCCATGTATGGCATCACGGAAAAGCTGGAAAGGAGTCAGAcattgtgtaaaggcaaatcaacAGAAGAACAAGGGCTAATGAACTTTAATTACCTTCACAACATTGGTCCCGTCTGAAGCAGACACATAGTACAATGGCAAGTTATTTTTCTGAGAGAAAGCAAACGACCTCTGGGTAACTTCCATATTGGCTGAAAGAATTGTTTCTTTGTGTAAATGGGTAGCTTACAACGACAACAAAATTATAATCTGTAATGTATGAATCGTACCGTCGATCTTATTTGCTGCACAAAGTACGGGTATTTGTGGCCGGTAGTAGCGTAATTCCTCATACCATTTACCCAGATTTTTGtatgttatttttcttgttgcatCAAATACCATAATACACGCATGTGCTTGATGGTAGTATGATGGATGTAACGACTGAAACATTTCTTGACCAGCGGTGTCCCAGAAgtctgaaaatttggaaaaaaagattATTTTTCGGCAAAATCGGTGATCGTTGTTTGTTTGCTAAACTGTTTCACAACAAAACTCAAACTGTTCTCACCTACTGTAACAGACTCTTCGTTTACGTTCGTTTCataacgaaacagcgtcagtgcgtatgttgagagctgatGCGGTTTATACTTGTCCAACAAAAATCTCTCAACCAACCTGTAGAAGAATCAACATAACAACAAGCTATTCCAACTATTTAATTAAATAAGTGATtattttaaaagatttactttgatTTTCCCACGGCACTGTCGCCTAAACATATTACTTTCACCCTAAAGGTGTCTTTACTGTCTTCGCCGTCATAGTCAATTTCAATATCTCCGCCACCAGCCATTCCTAAACAAATATTTCTAGCGTCGAGCATAATCGATtgtagattgtagcctatcgagagtTCTGCCTGAATGCAGTATATAGATGCCACACGTTTTATGTGCAGAGTATGTTGCTTAGGTCATAAGGCAATTGATAGCATATGATATATAATTTACAATGATATTTTTGTTAATTAATGTAACCCTCCTCATGTAAGTATAACAGCGAATGTCAAAGCCAAGCACGTATCGATCCCATTTCTTTTAATTATCTTTCTTTAAACTATAATAATGACATTTTACTGTCAGAAAGAAAATTAGACGTAAGTGATATTCCACATCAGGAACGAAACAACTGTAATTCTCTAATTTCCTGTCGCACCAGTCGTCGAACGATTCGACAGCATCAATTAATAAAGTAGCCAACAAGCAATTCTGTAGTGGCGAAAGTTTATCAAGCTGTTCTGTTTCTACATCAATTTTCTAGATTGCAGTGAAGTGGACAGCGGAAGGAATGTTCACATATATTTGTACCTGTAGGATTTTTTGCTTGTAAGGTTAGTAGACACCTATACAGAGTATCTTATAACCTATGAAAGCATGTCACAAAGAGAAGTGGGCGTAAAAGCGCTAGAGCACCAGGGATGACAGTTGACTGGTGTTTCACAGTTCTTCTAGCCCTTGGGACAATCACTTGTCGCGGTGTCGATGGTGTCTGTTTCCGGTGATAGATCTGAGTAGAAGCCGGAGCGTCCTCCAGATCTTCTGTGGCTGCCAGCCTGGGAGGCGGATAGGAATTCTTCCCTCCCTCGCCCCCCTTCCCCCAACCCAACTCCCCTCCTCACGCCGTGTACGCAAACGCTGTGAACGATAGCCAGTGGACCATCGTGTCCTCTTGATGCGTTCTATGGAAACTATCTTCTCCTTGTCATTCCACCCTAATTTGAATGTGTTGACGGATCGTTGGAGAACTTTGTGAGGTCGAGAGGCCAAGAGTTAACCATTTACTGTCATCCCTCAGACAGAAAGCTGTCGTTGTCAACGGATCCTTGTGAGCGAAGACTGATTTATTTCTCTGTATTTTTGGTGCTGTTGGCTGAATTCCAGCCATTATTCTCCATAGATGTTGGCTGAAGTTCGTTGTGGTTTCTTCATTTAGGTGGTGTCTTGATTTGTAGAAAATAAGCTGAGTCGGAAGTCTTGGTTGTTCTCCATATACCAGTCGTGCTACAGAGCAGTCCACGTCCACTTTAAAGTCCATTGCTCTCCCCTGCACATTATAGCTGCCTTCAAAGTTCTGTGGAACCTTTCTACCACCCAGTTGTTTAAGGGATGGCAACTAGTGGTTCTAATATGTGAGCAGCCACATAGGTGTAGAAGCTCCCCGGAACAGTAATGACTCGAAATGCTTCCATGATTTGTTGTTATCGTCTCAGGCTGGATCTCATGATCCAGCCACTGACAAAAGCTCTTGCCACTGTTTCTGTGTCTTCTCTGTGATGAGTATGGCTTCCAGCCAGTGAGCAAACCAATCACTATTAACAAATAATTATACTGTCCAGAGCTGAGCAATGGTCACTCGAGGTCGAAACGAACATGCGTGAAACGTGCTTTGGCATGTTGATGGTGCCCAATGTTACTGATATATGCCTGTCAATTTTGGATTGACATCTATCGCTTGATTGACCCTAGTTTCACCAATTTTTTTGATGCCCAGCCAGATCACCTTCTTTGTGAGGAACCTGATAGTAGCTCTCACTCCCGAATATGCTAAGTTATGGTAAGCCTCAAATATCTGACCCCAGCTCTTTTTCAGTATACATGCACCACACACTACAGGTTGTGGAATGTGTCGCGCCAATACGAAGTTTATAATTTTGGCGTGTAAACATGCAAAAGGTTGAGGCTGGACATGTGCTGTACAAACAGCAAGTGTAATCGCTGTCATTCTGTTGTTGCCCCACTATGCGTGAGTGAGAACAAGACAGCTGCAATGTTTTTTATTGCGGCTGATGTGTCTCATGTCTGTGGTGAACTGAGAGATGTACTCCACCTGTCAATATTGTCTAGGCAAGCCATGTGCTATGTAAAGAAAACCATTAAAGGAGCATGGACCATGTAGATAGTGAAACGCTTGCCTTCCATGGAGCCTCTGAAGTGTTGTACTGTAGTGTAGATTACGTACGGGTCTCTATTGCACTCCACCTGTTTTGTGAtcaatctgcaaaaaaaaaaaaaaaaaaaagttagaggcTGCTAGGCTCCTTTTACCAACTGCTGTAATGCTGCTCATTGCTCTGGAGTCCAATTTATTCTCTGTCTGCCTAACATACacaatcaataaaagttttgcatcaccccagttcccacaactcctgaagatgactgtggatattgtatcacagacacagtccctttgacttttcagagatgtcactaaatccgcccaaagatgtaaacaaccatgcatgaggcaGGGAGTCCGacggctgatcagttccagtcattccaccaggaaggaggtacatagctcatgttgtctgtagttgaaccatgcctagacggtcaataccgcggtttgatcgcgtccgcattgttacttcgtgccagggaagagctcttaacaagggaagtgcccaggcgcctcggagtgaaccaaagcgatgttattcagacgtggaggagatacagagagacacgaactgtcgttgacatgcttcgctcaggctgccaaagggctactactgctacctacggattatggttctgaggagccctgacagcaacgccaccatgttgaataactctATTTGTGCAGCCAGGACGTCATTATTGGAACAAGGTGGGCCTCATTCCAAAGTACCTTTATccgagatggcggcgatgacgtcatccaaggtggTGGCTGtaacgtcaatcaagatggcggattttggcgagaagtttgaattttggtgggaaagtgccacgtcCCCCTccccagcatgataatgcaccacaCCCTGGTTatttctactaagcaaagaaaatggcgggaaataaggacatgtctttattatttaacgaatttcaagcaggtgtgttctcCATTGGGTCTGGACTTCAACTGTCTTAGTTCATATCAGTGCCACCAGAGGGTACTCTACTGccgtcagatcatgacgcaagtactgCTAGCCAAGATAACGGCACCCACTGTGTTCACCGCGAGCTCCAGAGCCCATGTGACTCAGTTCATATCGTGACCACCAGATGGCGCTAATGTGAAGTCGAGTGATGACATAAGATCATctgctctctctcgcgcgcgcgttaTAACCGGACACGCGCCGCATCAGCGGCCCGCATGCGATCAATTACATCACAGCCTGAAGCCCGCACCTTTATACTCGTGCCAGACATAGTATTCTGTAAATTTGCTAACTAAAGTGACACCAACATCGCtcatcaattacctaagtacttaattccatttcaattttaatcatattcaataaatcAATGTACAATTTCAATagtcaatgatcaaatgagaagttccgcATTTTCCCACTATCAGATTCATTCATGGCCTAGCACCCTCCACCCCTAGAATACTGCACTCCTATCGACTACTCCATTAGTCACGTGATTAgacttcatagaacctaggacttggaataAATTTTCACCAATGCCACACCCACCCAGATTTGGAATCTAATAGTTAaattctccaccacgatcctcaacccagcACAACTCCCCTTACCGCCCCACGTAGGTGGGCTAACGTTTACTAACATGCACTAACGTGCACTAACCTGTACTAAAGTGCAaagcgcatgatgtcatccaagatggtggggcgaaatggcaggaaaacagatctgaacacaagtctccaccacgagatttactgtccaactgacatagtagacattactgccatcagatcgtactgtcatccctcctatgacctaatcccagattgTGGTCTGTAGGGGCAGCaattatgctaaaattactcaGGAAGCGctaggctgctggggagagtaaggaaagaGTCCACACTATTTACtatcgaacattttatttcgagatcgaatatatttatcacactgaggcaAAACACTCTCCATCTTATACTTCCGCtctcaatacacagtctgcagacacacaaacaactcctaatttgaaacttcctgtcagattaaaactatgtgccagaccgagacgcgaacttgggacctttgcctttcgcgggcaagtgctctaccatctgagctacccaagcatgactcatgccccatcctcacagctttacttctgccagtatctcgtctcccaccttccaaactttacagaagcactccagcgtacactc
This window contains:
- the LOC126204422 gene encoding rab-like protein 2A isoform X2, with protein sequence MLKYLSNSRLSSFCRKPTVGVHTWLVERFLLDKYKPHQLSTYALTLFRYETNVNEESVTVDFWDTAGQEMFQSLHPSYYHQAHACIMVFDATRKITYKNLGKWYEELRYYRPQIPVLCAANKIDANMEVTQRSFAFSQKNNLPLYYVSASDGTNVVKLFRDAIHGAVQYKKNPTDISDQILEELERL
- the LOC126204422 gene encoding rab-like protein 2A isoform X1, which gives rise to MLDARNICLGMAGGGDIEIDYDGEDSKDTFRVKVICLGDSAVGKSKLVERFLLDKYKPHQLSTYALTLFRYETNVNEESVTVDFWDTAGQEMFQSLHPSYYHQAHACIMVFDATRKITYKNLGKWYEELRYYRPQIPVLCAANKIDANMEVTQRSFAFSQKNNLPLYYVSASDGTNVVKLFRDAIHGAVQYKKNPTDISDQILEELERL